CGGCTTCTCCTCCACAACGACGCTCTCGTCGACTTCGATCTCGAAACCGAGCTCTTCGGCAGCGGCCTTCATCGACAGGGAAATGCGACGACGCTCGGGGTTGATCTCCATGACCTTGACCTTGACCTCGTCGCCGGCATGCACGACCTGAGCGGGCGAATCGATGTGCTTCAGCGACATTTCGGAGATGTGCACGAGGCCTTCGACGTTCTCGCCGAGTTCCACGAACGCGCCGAACGGAACGATCTTCGTAACCTTGCCGTCGACGATGGTGCCGAGCGGATAGGCTTCGACGAGCTTGATCCACGGATCCTCGGTGGTCTGCTTGAGGCCGAGCGAAATGCGCTCGCGTTGCAGATCGACGTCGAGCACCTCGACCTCCACCTCGTCGCCCACTTTGACGACTTCGGAGGGATGGTTGACGTGGTTCCACGAAAGCTCGGAGATGTGCACGAGGCCGTCGATTCCGCCGAGGTCGACGAATGCGCCGAAGTCGACGATCGAGGAAACAGTGCCCTTGAGGCGCATGCCCTTCGTGAGCTTCTCGAGGATCTCGGCGCGCTCGTTCTTGCGGCCCTCCTCCAAAAGCACGCGGCGGGACAGCACGACGTTGTTGCGGTTGCGGTCCATCTCGATGACGCGAGCCTCGATCTCGGTGCCGAGGTACATGTCGAGATCCTTCACGCGGCGAAGGTCGACAAGCGATGCCGGCAAAAAGCCGCGCAGGCCGATGTCGAGGATAAGGCCGCCCTTGACGACTTCGATGACCTCGCCGGTAACCACTTCGCCAGCCTTGAACTTATCTTCGACCTGAATCCATGCGCGCTCGTACTCGGCACGCTTCTTGGAAAGGATAAGACGTCCGTCTTTGTCTTCCTTCTGCAACACGAGCGCTTCGATCTCGTCGCCGAGGCTCACGATGTCGGAAGGATCGGCATCTTTGCGAATGGAGAGTTCGCGGGAAGGAATGACGCCCTCGCTCTTGAACCCAATGTCGACGAGCACCTCGTCGTGCTCGATCTTTACGACCGTACCACCGACCAGATCGCCCTCGTCGAACTCGGTCAGCGTGCCATCGATCATCTGGTTCATCTGATCATCGGAGATGTCGTCGAACTCGATAACGGACGTGTTCTTAATTTCGGTCAAAACGGACCCCTTTCAAACCTAAAATCGGGGACCCTTCGTCATGATTGCTTGCTACATTCACCATGTTCGCTTATGCAATGAAGCTTGGCTTGTCACCGTGCTACAAACATGTCTCGGGGGCCTACAGTTTTCACGCCTGCATCGCGTCTTCGATACAAGCTGAATTAGTATAGCATACGGGATTTCCGACTTCGGTAACGATTCGCCTCGCACGGCGGTATTTCACAAATCGCGCGGAAGACGGCCCGAAGCAAGCCGGATTCGCCGAAAACCACGGGCGTCATCCAAGCGGGAAGGCGCCTCGAACACCCCATTCGTCAGTATTTCAGTATTGCTTTGATGTTCTTCCTCACACTTGTCGAAAGCGTATAGGCGGAGCCGAGCCAGTACAGCGCGTTCGGCTTTCCGCTTGCAGCCACCGCATCCACCGCCGAATAAGCGCCTGCATCGACCAAGACAATAGGATAGCGGAGCTTGCCGCAGAGCGGCCCACCGGCAAGCGCGTCGGGGAAGTTCTTGCCGGTGGCGAACACGACCCCGCTGTAGCCGAACCCCGAACCGGACTCCTTGACGACCCAATCGGCTATCGCCGCCGAAGTGCCGTAGCGGCTCTTGTCATATCCGTTGCCGACGCCGCCTGCAAGTCGTTTGACCTTCACCGCCTTCGCCTTGAGCGCCGCCTCGACCTTCGACGACACCGCATGGGAATCGCCCACGATGAGCACCTGGTCGAAACCGGTAAGCTCCCGCACGGTTTGCGCATCGAGAGACGATCCGGGTTTCACGAGATAGAGCAACGCGCCCGTTGCGGCGCAGTACGGCGAAATGGACAGCGCATCGGGGAAGTTGTCGGACCGGGCGATCACAGCCGTTCTGCCCGCAGCACCTGCGCGCTTCGCTTCGCTTCGAATCAACGCGGCGGTTTGAATGCGGTCTACTCCCCCTATCCTTTTCACCGAAGCGGACGGCAGGAGCTTTTTCAGCTGCGCCTCAACACCGGTTTTAGACAGCGCGTTCGCATCGCCGATCAGAATGACCTCACGAATTGAATCGCGCAGACCGCTTGCGTACGCCCGCACCTCGGGATCGAGCCATCCGGTCGGGTTGAGCAGAATGGGATAGCCTTGAGCGCCCGAAAGCGTCGAAGCGGCCAGCGCATCGGGAAAGTTATCGGACCGCGCGACGATGATGCCCTTCGGCTTCTCGCTTGAATACGTGGTACGGGCGATTGCGATAGCCGTACCGATGCGGGTCGTGCCGGAGAGCTCCGTTTCCGCCTTCTGCGCCGGCGGAGGCGTGGGATTGGGATTGGGGTTGGGGTTGGGGTCCGGCGTGGGGTCCGGATTAGGGATTGGATTGGGATCGGGGTTCGGATCGGGATCCGGGCCGGGATCGGGAACGACGGCCCCAGGCAAGGCGTCGCGCATGCGAACTGCGACCGAGCTGCCGTTCGCATCGGCAACCGCGCAATATACCGTACCGCTGGCGATAACGCTCGAAACACCGAGGCCGCTTCGGTACACCTGGCTGCCGAATGGAGCCATCTGGCTCGGATTGCTCACCGGTGCCGCGCAGGCGGCTACCGCGCCGCTGCCGTTAGCGCCCGAAAGGTAGAGATGGCTTCCATCGGTTGCAAGGCTGCCCGACAAGGCGGCAACCGAGGCGGCTTCCCCGGCAAGCTCCTCGACGGCCGAAAGCGATCCGTTCGCGCCGAGCGTCGCGAGATAGGCCTTGCTCCCGTCCGCCGTCGATTGGTGGGCGAACGCATACGCACCATCGCCCGACGATGCAACGCTGAGCACCGATGCGGCGCTCTGCCCAATCGTAGCGGTCTTAGCCCATGTTCCGCCGACCTCGCTGTAGACGCCCGTTTCCCATTGTGAAGAACCGGTGTTTGCCAGCACAACCGCAGGATTACCTCCAAGATCGAACACGACGGAGTTCATAGCGGCTCCGCTGAGCACCTCGCCGCCCTGCTGGATGAGGGACGCGCCCACAAACCTGTACACTTTGGTGTGCTCGCCTCCGCTATCCGCAAGCACGTACAGCGCGTCCCCCGATACTGTCACCCCTGGATAGGAAGCCCTCGTGGCAGTCGCAGGCGTGCTCGCCACCTCGACCCACGAACCGCCGTCGAAACGTCTCAGCTGCACCGTTTTCGCAGCCTCAGCACTACCGACTGCGAAAAGCGATCCCCCGAACCAGGTAAGGGAAACACCGCTCAGCCCGACAAGCTCTTGTCCGCATTGCGTCCACGTTGCGGCGGCGGTATCGTACTTCCACACGCGACTGCGGCCTTCCTGCTGATCTTCCGCAACCATGTACACGTTCACGCCGTCGGTTGCCGTAGCGACCGCAGGGTTGTGTACCGCGCCGAACGGCACCGTGCCGCTCGATACGTCAACGGTTTCCTGCCAGTACTCGCCGCCCGACCAATCGGCGTGGCTCACTTTGATCGTGATGGAGTCGTCCGTCTGATCGATTGCCTCCACCACAAGCCCCGAGTTCTGCCCGTCGGAATAGCAGATCGCCCCATCGGCCAAGCCCTTCGCCATGTCGGTCGTTCCAACGGCGGTTCGGTTGCCTGCCGCGTACGCCACCGTACTCACCTGGGCATGAGTAACGTCGCCTGCGCCGTTCGGGCGCCCGTTCGCCATGCCGGTTTCACCTTCGCGGAACACGTACACGTAATCGCCGCTCGAAGTGATATTCCCCTCTTCGGCGTAGCGTTCGTTCACGCGGTACACGATGGCCCCCGACCCGCCGATTTTCGAATCGAAGCTGAAATTCTCGCTTGATTTCCGACGGTATTCGATGACGAAGTATTCGGATGCCGAAGCGGGTGTCTTGACGATGACCGCCTGCTTTTTGTCCGCCGCCTGTCCCTCGGGAGATCCAACTTCGGCCGCAGTATGTAGGGTGTAGGTTCCCTCGGCAGCCACCTCGGGGATCGAGCACCAGCCAGCGGTCTGCCTCGTGAGCGCCAACGGCCACGAGTGCATGACCGAAACCGCCATAACGTCCCAGATGCCCACCGGCACATCGGCTCCCGGCGTATCGCTGGATCGATAGTAGTCGCGCGCATTCAAGGTGTGCAGGTACTCGTGCACGGCCGTACCTTCCTTGAAGGTGTCCATCACAAGCCCGTTTTGCTCGGTGTGCGCTTCGATGATGTTGTAGAGAGAAACCTGCTTACCTCCCCCCGCGCCAACCGAGGGCTTCATGTCGCTTATCGACTTATGGGAGGTGAACGTACCGCTTGCCTCGACGGCGGGAATGAGCAGCAGGTTGTCGACAAAGCCGTCCTTGTCGACATCGAGCGCCGAGGCATCGAAACCCGGGTTGGCCTTGTTGAATTTTTCGAGCGCTTCCGAGATCATCGTGTCGTCCTTGTCCACGTAGTACGACGCCTCGTTATCGAGCTCGATGTAGTTCACCGTACCGTCAGACTCGTTCGTTTGGGGAAAATAGCTTTTCACATCGTAGGCACCGTTCGAGAAGGTTCGAATGGAGTACCGAAACGGCGGAGCTTGGTGCTGAGATCTCGTATCGGAATCGATCCGCGCCTGCAAGTATTCCCACCGGGTACGCAAGCCGTTGTAGGTATACTGGCCGTTGAACCCGGCATCGGCACCCGTCGTACCTAGATCGCCCTCGGTATCGCCCTTGAACTTCACGAGCAGCACGAGGTTCGCTCGAACAACTGCATCGCTGCGAAGCGGTGCGGTTTCCAACAGCTCGGTGCTCTCGAGGAGCTCAAGGCTCAGGTCGTCGCTTTCAGACGCTTCGACGTCCGTAAAGCCACCGTCGTCCACGCTAGCCGCTTCGCCTTGCTCGGTATCGGCGAACGCAAATGCGGAAGGCACCATCCCGACCGCTAGGGTTATCGCAAGAAAAGCACGTAAGCATCTGCCGAGAAACCGCTGCTTCACGGTCAACACGGAGGCGGTCGCTGTATCCATGCGCACTCGTTTCTAACTATTACCTTTTAACTAACATTATACGACGTATCCTTCTGCAGCGATACCCCTTTCCGCCTTCCGCAACCTTGCGATACCATGACATAACAACTTGTATTATCATGAGTTGAACGGTTTTTCCGCGTGCGCCGCAAAGCGACGTGCGCCCCGACACGAGCGAAGCGAGACGGCATCATACAGACAGCCTCCTTTCTCAAGCAGTGCGTTCGACATCTCCTGGCAACGGGCTTTGCGCTTGCGTGCCTCGTGTGCCTTTCGTGTTCGCTCGCCGACGATGCCCGCGCAGACGATCAGGTTCCGACACCCCGAGAAACCGTAACTGTCGCCTATTACGAAGACGGCGACTACATGCTCCGCAACGCAAACAACGAATACTCGGGCTTCAACATCGACTACCTGGAAGAAATCGCCCTGTACGCGGGCTGGAACTACGAATACGTCGACTACGGAACCTGGGAGCGCGCCTACGATGCCCTCGTGCAAGGCGACGTCGACATTCTCCCCTCGGTGTACCACTCCGCCGAGCGCGACAAAAAGATGCTGTTCTCGAAGACGCCGGTGTGCAGCATATACACGGCGATCAACGTGCGCATCGACGACGATCGGTTCGCCTACGACGACTACGAGGCGTTTCAGGACATGAAAGTCGGCGTTATCGGCGAGAGCCTCGACGCCGAAGCGTTCGAACACTACTGCGAGAAA
Above is a genomic segment from Raoultibacter phocaeensis containing:
- a CDS encoding cell wall-binding repeat-containing protein encodes the protein MDTATASVLTVKQRFLGRCLRAFLAITLAVGMVPSAFAFADTEQGEAASVDDGGFTDVEASESDDLSLELLESTELLETAPLRSDAVVRANLVLLVKFKGDTEGDLGTTGADAGFNGQYTYNGLRTRWEYLQARIDSDTRSQHQAPPFRYSIRTFSNGAYDVKSYFPQTNESDGTVNYIELDNEASYYVDKDDTMISEALEKFNKANPGFDASALDVDKDGFVDNLLLIPAVEASGTFTSHKSISDMKPSVGAGGGKQVSLYNIIEAHTEQNGLVMDTFKEGTAVHEYLHTLNARDYYRSSDTPGADVPVGIWDVMAVSVMHSWPLALTRQTAGWCSIPEVAAEGTYTLHTAAEVGSPEGQAADKKQAVIVKTPASASEYFVIEYRRKSSENFSFDSKIGGSGAIVYRVNERYAEEGNITSSGDYVYVFREGETGMANGRPNGAGDVTHAQVSTVAYAAGNRTAVGTTDMAKGLADGAICYSDGQNSGLVVEAIDQTDDSITIKVSHADWSGGEYWQETVDVSSGTVPFGAVHNPAVATATDGVNVYMVAEDQQEGRSRVWKYDTAAATWTQCGQELVGLSGVSLTWFGGSLFAVGSAEAAKTVQLRRFDGGSWVEVASTPATATRASYPGVTVSGDALYVLADSGGEHTKVYRFVGASLIQQGGEVLSGAAMNSVVFDLGGNPAVVLANTGSSQWETGVYSEVGGTWAKTATIGQSAASVLSVASSGDGAYAFAHQSTADGSKAYLATLGANGSLSAVEELAGEAASVAALSGSLATDGSHLYLSGANGSGAVAACAAPVSNPSQMAPFGSQVYRSGLGVSSVIASGTVYCAVADANGSSVAVRMRDALPGAVVPDPGPDPDPNPDPNPIPNPDPTPDPNPNPNPNPTPPPAQKAETELSGTTRIGTAIAIARTTYSSEKPKGIIVARSDNFPDALAASTLSGAQGYPILLNPTGWLDPEVRAYASGLRDSIREVILIGDANALSKTGVEAQLKKLLPSASVKRIGGVDRIQTAALIRSEAKRAGAAGRTAVIARSDNFPDALSISPYCAATGALLYLVKPGSSLDAQTVRELTGFDQVLIVGDSHAVSSKVEAALKAKAVKVKRLAGGVGNGYDKSRYGTSAAIADWVVKESGSGFGYSGVVFATGKNFPDALAGGPLCGKLRYPIVLVDAGAYSAVDAVAASGKPNALYWLGSAYTLSTSVRKNIKAILKY
- the rpsA gene encoding 30S ribosomal protein S1; this encodes MTEIKNTSVIEFDDISDDQMNQMIDGTLTEFDEGDLVGGTVVKIEHDEVLVDIGFKSEGVIPSRELSIRKDADPSDIVSLGDEIEALVLQKEDKDGRLILSKKRAEYERAWIQVEDKFKAGEVVTGEVIEVVKGGLILDIGLRGFLPASLVDLRRVKDLDMYLGTEIEARVIEMDRNRNNVVLSRRVLLEEGRKNERAEILEKLTKGMRLKGTVSSIVDFGAFVDLGGIDGLVHISELSWNHVNHPSEVVKVGDEVEVEVLDVDLQRERISLGLKQTTEDPWIKLVEAYPLGTIVDGKVTKIVPFGAFVELGENVEGLVHISEMSLKHIDSPAQVVHAGDEVKVKVMEINPERRRISLSMKAAAEELGFEIEVDESVVVEEKPAKKKAEKPAEEAPKAEAEAEAEAPAAE